A genome region from Penaeus vannamei isolate JL-2024 chromosome 20, ASM4276789v1, whole genome shotgun sequence includes the following:
- the Rab14 gene encoding ras-related protein Rab-14, giving the protein MSAGPYNYSYIFKYIIIGDMGVGKSCLLHQFTEKKFMADCPHTIGVEFGTRIIEVAGQKIKLQIWDTAGQERFRAVTRSYYRGAAGALMVYDITRRSTYNHLSSWLTDARNLTNPNTVIFLIGNKADLDAQRDVTYEEAKQFAEENGLMFVEASAKTGENVEEAFLETAKKIYQNIQDGSLDLNAAESGVQHKPTQPGRTNLNSDSQPNRDNCSC; this is encoded by the exons ATGTCGGCGGGACCTTATAACTATTCGTACATCTTTAAATATATCATCATTGGTGATATGGGAGTTGGGAAATCATGCCTGCTCCACCAGTTTACAGAGAAGAAAT TTATGGCAGATTGTCCACACACAATAGGTGTCGAGTTTGGTACCCGAATTATTGAGGTCGCAGGCCAGAAGATTAAGTTACAGATTTGGGATACTGCCGGGCAAGAGCGGTTTAGAGCTGTCACCAG GTCTTACTATCGAGGTGCCGCTGGAGCCTTGATGGTGTATGACATCACTAGGCGATCCACTTATAATCATCTTAGTTCATGGCTGACAGATGCCCGCAACCTTACCAACCCCAACACTGTCATATTCCTCATCGGTAATAAAGCTGATTTAGATGCGCAG AGAGATGTAACCTATGAAGAAGCAAAGCAGTTTGCAGAAGAAAATGGACTAATGTTTGTGGAAGCAAGTGCAAAAAC TGGAGAGAATGTGGAGGAAGCCTTCTTGGAGACTGCAAAGAAGATTTACCAAAATATACAGGATGGCAG TTTGGACTTGAATGCAGCAGAATCAGGTGTTCAGCATAAGCCAACACAGCCAGGTAGAACTAACCTGAACAGTGATTCACAGCCCAATCGTGATAACTGTTCCTGCTAA